A segment of the Actinomyces sp. oral taxon 171 str. F0337 genome:
ACTCGTTGCTGGACCTCCTATCTATCTCATGGCTCCGGCGTCGAGTCCCGTCACTCGTGTTGAGGACAGGAACTGGTGCCATGTATCGGCGGACGTGAGCTTGTCCGGATGGCACTCGAGGAAGATTTCAAGAGTGACACCCTGATCGCTGATCTGTCGGAAGAAACGATATCCCGCTACGTCGCCCGTCGAGCCACTGGCGTACTTGACGGTAGCCGTGTAGCCGATTTCATACCCGGGGAGCGTCCCGCTGTCATCCGGTACGGCTTCGACGGGAGTCGGCCCTGATGTCATCGCGAAAGAGCTGTGGTTCGGCATCGTCTCCTGTATCTTGACGGAGGAGGTTGTGTTGTCTCCGCCCATTTTTCTTTCGTCATAGATTGACTGGTTCGCTTTGTAGAAGATGATGGCCAGGCATCCTTCTGTGTCGAAATTGTATGCCTGGCTGATGTCTGATGACGTTTCGGTCGGCTGTTTGAGTATGTCGTCCTGCCGGTGCCACGTGCCGGTGGAGTCGTTGGAGATCGTGACGTTGGGGGCCGTCCAGGCTGTTGCGGAAGATGTGGCCGACGGCGTTGGGCTCGGTGTGCTGGACGGAGTGTCCGAGCTGGAGGTGCTGGCCTCGGCGGAGGCGCCTGCGGGCTCGACGGTCAGCTGTCCCTTGTGTGAGGGTCCGCAGGCACTCAGTGCCAGGCCAACTGTGAGGCACAGTCCCAGGGCGAGGAGGCGAGGACTGCAGGGTCCGCTACCTGCATGGCGATGGTGCTGCAGATGGGTGGGCATGTATGGCCTCCCAAAGGGGCGGGGGTGAGCAGGAACTAGTGGGAGTCTAGGGGATGCCTCTGGAGGTGTGCTCGGTTGTCGGGAGGGGGCGGGAAGTGGGGTGCGATACCGGCTGTGAGCGGGAGAGGTGGGATCGGGGGATGAGGGGGGAGGTGTCTGGGGCTCCCGCTGTGTGTCTGTCTTCACCTTCTGGTGATTTGGCGGGGCGGGGGTGGGCGTGTAGATTACTGCCCGCTGCCTCGGACGTGATCCCTTTCGAGGTGAAGCCCCTTGGGGTATGGTGTAATTGGCAACACGACTGATTCTGGTTCAGTTATTCTAGGTTCGAGTCCTGGTACCCCAGCGGATCTGTTGATCTGTAGCCCCCATCGTTTAGTGGCCTAGGACACCGCCCTCTCACGGCGGCGGCGCCGGTTCGAATCCGGCTGGGGGTACGAGGGTCCGGTTGTTGCTTCAACCTCCGGACTGTCAGGGCCCCCATCGTTTAGTGGCCTAGGACACCGCCCTCTCACGGCGGCGGCGCCGGTTCGAATCCGGCTGGGGGTACGGATCAAGCAGGCTGGCTAGGTCTGCTGGTTCACAACTACATAGCAGGCCCCCATCGTTTAGTGGCCTAGGACACCGCCCTCTCACGGCGGCGGCGCCGGTTCGAATCCGGCTGGGGGTACGGCAACGAGGTGCCTGCACCGCCGAGAGGTGGTGCAGGCACCTCATGTTGTCACCCGGTGTTCTCATGCTGAGGCTCGCTCGCGCGGCCGGCCGGGCGACTGGCGCTCAATGGTCTACGAAGGTCTACGAAGCGGATGCCAGGAGATCGCTGCCCGTCGTGACGGTAAGTCCTCGTTCCAGCAGTGAGCGCACGCCTCCTTCCAGGGCGGCGAACAGGGGCGCTGAGGGCTGCGTGCGCCCGTCGTGGCACAGCACTACCGATCCGGCACCGGCAAGGTCCGTGACGGCGGCCGCCTCCGCCGTGGACGGCGTGTGGACGCTCCACAGCAACAGGTCCATCCTCTTCCGGGAGGCAACCATCATGGCCGGTGCGTCAACCCGGCCGTAGGGAGGGCGCCACAGGCGCGGAGACGGTGCTCCGGCCGCCACGATCGCCTCGCACGTCCGGTTCACCGAGTCGCTCAGCTCCGAGAAGCTCACGCCGTAGACGTCCGTGTGCACCCAGTTGTGGACCGCGACCTCGTGCCCCTCGGCGACCTCCCGCGCGATCAGCTCGGGGTGGGCCTCCACCGCGGACCCCAGCACGAAGAAGGTGGCCCGTACCTGCAACCTCGCCAGCATGTCGAGCACACGTGGAGTCCAGCGAGGGTCTGGCCCGTCGTCGAAGGTCAGCGCCAGCTTTCCTGATTCTCCACCGGTCTGAAACACCACTCGCGTTCCGAGTGCGCTTCCAGGGGCTGCGGGGCGAGGGGCGGTTCTCGCCGTGGGGGAGAGGTGGGTGTCCCGCCAGTGAGTCGCTCCTGCGCTGGCGCCCGCGCCAACGATGCCCGCCGTCGTTGCCAGGGCGGCCCTCCCCAGGATGCCTCGCCGGCTCTCCCCGGTGGTGGGGCTCAATCGTGACTCCACTGACGAAGGGGATGCGCTGTCCCCGGCTCCGTCATCCGGCAGGCTCTTGGTCGTCACCAGTACATCGTAGAGCGATCCCGGTGGGCCTCTGAACTTCTCGTCGTAACGTTGCAGAACCACGACGGAATCGAACTGGATCACACCGTATCAATCGATAATCCGGGCATCCTCGGTAGGATGCCCGCGTGACGAACTTTCCCGCGCTGAAGACTCCCGGCCCCCTCGCTGATGGCGCCATGCGCATCACTCCCCTGGGGGGTCTGGGCGAGGTCGGCCGCAACATGACCGTTTTCGAGCTGGATGGCAAGCTGCTCATCGTTGACTGCGGTGTGCTCTTCCCCGAGGAGGACCAGCCGGGCGTCGATCTCATCCTTCCTGACTTCTCCTCCATCGAGCACCGCATCGACGACGTCGTCGCCCTGGTCCTGACTCATGGGCACGAGGACCACATCGGGGGCGTGCCCTACCTGCTGCGCCTGCGTGAGGACATTCCCCTGGTGGGAAGCGAGCTCACCCTGGCCTTCGTGGAGGCCAAGCTCAAGGAGCACCGTATCCGTCCAGTGCTGCGTCAGGTCAGCGAGCACGAGGAGGTCTCCTACGGGCCCTTCGACCTGGAGTTCGTGGCCGTCAACCACTCCATCCCCGACGCCATGGCCGTCATGATCCGCACCGACGCCGGTAATGTACTGGCCACTGGTGACTTCAAGATGGACTCCCTGCCCATCGACGGGCGCATCACGGACCTGCGCTCCTTCGCCCGTTTCGGTGAGGAGGGCGTTGACCTGTTCTGCGTGGACTCCACGAACGCAGAGGTCCCCGGCATGGTCGGCCATGAGGGCGAGATCGGCCAGGTCCTGGACAATGTCTTCGCCGACTCCGACGGGCAGATCGTCGTGGCCTCCTTCGCCAGCCACGTCCACCGGGTCCAGCAGGTCCTCGATGCGGCCGCCCTGCACGACAGGCGGGTCGCCCTCGTGGGACGCTCCATGGTGCGCAACATGGGTATCGCCTCCGAACGCGGCTACCTCAAGGTCCCCGCCGGCGTCCTCATCGATGCCCGAGACATCACCTCGCTGCCCCCGCACGAAAGAGTCCTCATGGTCACCGGCTCGCAGGGCGAGCCGATGGCGGCCCTGTCCCGGATGGCCCACTCCGAGCACCGCAGCGTCACCATTGAGCCCGGGGACACCGTCATCTTCGCCTCCTCTCTCATCCCCGGCAACGAGAACTCCGTCTTCCGGGTCATCAACCAGCTCATGCGGCTGGGAGCGCGCGTGGTTCACCAGGGCAATGCCAAGGTCCATGTCTCCGGGCACGCCTCGTCCGAGGAGCTGCTCCACGTCTACAACATCGTCCAGCCCCGCAACGTCATGCCCATCCATGGTGAGATCCGTCACCTGGTGGCGAATGGTGGGCTCGCCGTCAAGACGGGAGTCGCCCCGGAGCGGGTCATGCTGTGCGAGGACGGCGTGGCCGTCGACCTGGGCGGGGGGGTGGCCCGTATCGCCGGCCAGGTGCCCTGCGGCTACATCTACGTTGACGGATCCTCCGTGGGGGAGATCGATGAGGCCGAGCTCAAGGACCGCCGCATCCTGGCGGAGGAGGGCTTCGTCTCCGTCTACGCCGTGGTGGAGACCACGACCGGCACGATCCTGGCCGGTCCTCACATCCAGGCTCGGGGCGTTGCCGAGGACGACTCGGTCTTCGAGGAGATCCTTCCTGATGTGACCGAGGCCCTGTCCGCTGCGCTGGAGACCGGCAAGGCGGACGCCTACTCCCTCCAGCAGGTCATGCGCCGCACCCTGGGCCGCTGGATCGGGCGCCGTCTCAGGCGCCGTCCCATGATCGTCCCGGTCGTCATCGAGGCGTAGCAGGAGGGTGCTCACTGCATGACTCTGTTCCGGCCCGCGTGCTTCATATCCACAGGATCCATCCTCATCGACATCCCCCTCCACGTCAGCCGCGTGCCGACGCCGGGAGGGGCGATCACCGGGGCGTCGTCGGGCCCGGTCGTCGGTGGCGGGTACGCCGTGGTCTCAGCCGCGGCCCGGCAGGGCGTCCCTACGGCCCTGGCTGCCACCCTGGGAACCGGCCCCAACTCAGCGCGGGTGCGCGAGTCGATGCACCTGGACCGGGTTGAGCTGC
Coding sequences within it:
- a CDS encoding polysaccharide deacetylase family protein, which translates into the protein MTTKSLPDDGAGDSASPSSVESRLSPTTGESRRGILGRAALATTAGIVGAGASAGATHWRDTHLSPTARTAPRPAAPGSALGTRVVFQTGGESGKLALTFDDGPDPRWTPRVLDMLARLQVRATFFVLGSAVEAHPELIAREVAEGHEVAVHNWVHTDVYGVSFSELSDSVNRTCEAIVAAGAPSPRLWRPPYGRVDAPAMMVASRKRMDLLLWSVHTPSTAEAAAVTDLAGAGSVVLCHDGRTQPSAPLFAALEGGVRSLLERGLTVTTGSDLLASAS
- a CDS encoding ribonuclease J — translated: MRITPLGGLGEVGRNMTVFELDGKLLIVDCGVLFPEEDQPGVDLILPDFSSIEHRIDDVVALVLTHGHEDHIGGVPYLLRLREDIPLVGSELTLAFVEAKLKEHRIRPVLRQVSEHEEVSYGPFDLEFVAVNHSIPDAMAVMIRTDAGNVLATGDFKMDSLPIDGRITDLRSFARFGEEGVDLFCVDSTNAEVPGMVGHEGEIGQVLDNVFADSDGQIVVASFASHVHRVQQVLDAAALHDRRVALVGRSMVRNMGIASERGYLKVPAGVLIDARDITSLPPHERVLMVTGSQGEPMAALSRMAHSEHRSVTIEPGDTVIFASSLIPGNENSVFRVINQLMRLGARVVHQGNAKVHVSGHASSEELLHVYNIVQPRNVMPIHGEIRHLVANGGLAVKTGVAPERVMLCEDGVAVDLGGGVARIAGQVPCGYIYVDGSSVGEIDEAELKDRRILAEEGFVSVYAVVETTTGTILAGPHIQARGVAEDDSVFEEILPDVTEALSAALETGKADAYSLQQVMRRTLGRWIGRRLRRRPMIVPVVIEA